The sequence below is a genomic window from Fimbriimonadaceae bacterium.
CCGGGAGAAGGCAACGGCAAGAGCCGCAGAGCAACTGCGGCTTCTGTGACGTCCGTGGGCCAAGCGGCACGCCCATCGAGCGGGTGTGGCACCCTTGGACCCTTGCTCTTCGCCGGTCACCCTTGACAGCACGCCCGTCGCGCGGGCGTGGCACCTCGCTCCGGCCGCCCTCTCGGGCCAGCGGATCCGCAAGCCCGTCGAGCGGGCGTGGCAGTGCTCTTTCGACCGCCCTGGATCAGACGACCCCTTCGGGAAACCAGAGAGCAAGCTCGCGGGCGGCGGCCTCCGGGTCGCTGCTGGAGTGGGTGAGATTGTCGTCGATCGAAAGGGCGAGGTCCCCTCGGATCGTTCCGGGTGTGGCCTCGATCGGGTTCGTGGCTCCCATCATCGCCCGGATCGCCTTGACGGCGTTGGTGCCGCGCACGGCCATGGCCACGACCGGTCCGCTCGTGAGGTAGTCGCACACGTCCTTGAAAAACGGGCGCTCGCGGTGCTCGGCGTAGTGCTGCTCCACCACGGGGCGCTCGGCGCGGATCAGCTTGAGGCCGACGAGGGTCAGGTCGCGCGCTTCGATGCGCCGGGTGATTTCACCGATGAGGTTGCGGGAAACCCCGCCGGGCTTGATCAGAACGAGAGTCGTTTCCATGCGTGTTCGTAGGTTCTCCAGAGGGTGGGAATAGCACTCAGGATACCCCCGGGGAACCACCGAACGACGACTCGGCCGCTACTGGCTGAGCATCTCGCGCAACCGACGCCGCTGCGCGAGGGCGCGCAACTTCTTGATGGCCTGGACCTCGATCTGTCGGATGCGTTCGCGCGACAGTTTCATCTCCTTGGCGAGCTCCTCCTGGACCAGGGGCTCGGAGTTTCCGTCCAGTCGAAACCGGAGCCGCATCACGCGCTGCTCGCGTTCGTTCAGCTCGAGAAGAATCCGCTGCAGTTCGAGCATCACCTCTTTGGTGAGCACCATCGATTCGGGGTCGCCGCCATTCTCGTCCTTCAAGAGGCCGCCAAGGGTCATCCCGCCGCTGTCGCCGACCGTCATGTCCAGGCTGAGCAGCTCCTGCGAGGATTGGATGAGCGACATCAATTTCTTGGAGCTGATGCCCATCGCCCGCGCGAGCTGTTCGGACGACGGCTCGTGGCCGAGGTCTCCCGCAAGCCGGATGCGCTCCTTCTCGATCTTCCGCAAGGATTGCGAGACGTGGGCGGGCAGGCGAATGGCTTTCGACTTGTTGTCGATGGCGCGCCCGATCGCCTGGCGGATCCAGTGCGTGGCGTAAGTGGAAAAACGGAATCCCTTCTCCGGATCGAACCGCTCGGCGGCCTGCATCAACCCGATCGCGCCTTCTTGAATGAGGTCTTCGAGGGCGATGGCTCGGTTGCGGTAGGCCTTGGCGATATTGATCACCAGCCGCATGTTGGACTCGATCAGCCGCTTGCGGGCGGAGGCCCCTCGCTCGGCGACGCGCGCAAGGACCTCTGGGGTGACCTGCGCGGGGCAACCGAATTCGCGCAGGTCGGGATGTTTGAGCAGGCGCAACAACTCGTCGTGGCGTCCTTTGGCGACCATCTCGCCTGCCTGGACCAGACGCGTGAAGCTGCCCTCCTCCTCGGGGGTGAGGAGCGGGGCTTGGGTCAAGCGGCCCAAGTAGCTTGGAATCCCGTCTTCGTAGTCCATCAATCAGTCCGTCGCACGCTTTCGAGGACCTCGCGAAACCCAACGGTGCCGAGGACCCATGCGCAAGATAACGGAGCAAGCATCATGCCAAATCCCAACCGACTTCCCGGTGGTTTCTCCCACTTCTAGCTGACGCTCAAAGGAAAGCGATTGTTTCCCACCCGGGCCGGCGAGCCGACAGTTCAATCAAATGTACGGGCAGTTTACCTGCCTATATCCCGGTGCCGGAGCCCGTTCTCCTGGGTATCGTCGGCATGGATGAACGAGGCGCAGTTCTTGGCGAGCCGCGAGGCGGGTTGGTCCATGCTCCAGCGGCTTTGCGACCGCGCGGACGTGAGTCCGGCCAACCTCACGACCGGGGAGCTCCGGGAGCTTGTCCGGCTGTACCGGCAGGTTTCGCGCGATCTCGCGCTCGCTCGGACCCACTCGGTGAACGTCGACCTGATCGCCCATTTGAACAGCCTTTGCGCACGGGCGTACAGTCAGCTCTACCGCACCCCGCGCAAGCCGTTCGGGGCCGCGCTTGGCGCGGCGCTGGCCTCCGCTGCGCAAACCGTTCGCCGGCGCGCGTGGTTCGTCGCGGCAAGCGCCACGATCTTCGTTGCCGGGGTTCTATTTGCAGCGTGGGCGCTCCGCTCGGTACCCGAGGCGCGCGTCCACCTGATCCCGCCGATGATGGAGCCGGTCTTCGCCCAGTGGAAGAGCGGGCAGTTCGAGGAGCGATCGGCCTCGGAGGCCATTGCGATGTCCGGCTTCTACAGCTCCAACAACCCCTTCGTCGCCATTCTCTCGGGTGCGATCGCGGCGGCGACGTTTGGCGTCGGGACCGCGGAGCGGCTGTTCTCGAACGGCTTGATCCTGGGCTCGTTGGCGAGCGAAATGGCGGGCGTCGGGAAACTCGGCCACCTGCTGGTCTCCATCGCCCCGCACGGCGTGACGGAGATCAGCGGACTCGTCCTTTCGGGCGCCGGGGGGCTTGCGCTCGGCTGGGCGCTGATCGCCCCAGGGAGGCGCAGCCGCGGCGATGCGCTTCGCGAAGCGGGCCACGACGCGATCGTGCTGTTGGCAACCTCCGTGGTTCTGATGTTCATCGCGGCGCCGATTGAAGGGTTCTTCAGTTTCAACCCGTCGGTGCCCGGGTGGGCCAAGGTCGCGCTCGCGCTGGCCAGCGCGGCGGGATGGGCGGTCTTCTGGACGGGCTATGGCCGAGAGATCGAGGAGGCGCCGCTCAGCCAGAGACCGCCAGGGCGAGCATGAGCGTCAGTCCGTTGTGCACCGCGTGCATGACGATGGCGGGGACGAGCGACTTGGTCTGATAGGTCAGCAGGGCGGCCATCGCGCCGACGCCTGCGAGCGCGGGCCACGCGGGAATTCCGGTCGGGTGAATCGAGGCGAAGACCAGGCTGGTCAGGAGGATTCCCGAGGGGACGTGCTTGAACGCCGCGCTGATCGCGGGCAGCAGCGTGCCTCGAAAGACGCTCTCCTCCACGATCGGGGCGACCACGGAAGCCGCGAACAAGGTCGCCAGGATCGTCGCGAGGGAAGGGTTGTTCATCAGCTCGACCGAGGTCGGGTGCTCGGGCGGAGGAAGAAACCGGAACATCGTCACGCCGAGGATTCCGAGGATCAGCACGACGGGAAGGTTGGCCAAGGCGCCGGCCACGCCCCACATCACGTTCTTCCCCAATTCGGTCCCTCGAACGCCAATCCGCCTGAACGTGATTCGGCTCCCGTCGACGGGAACGAGGGTGAGGAGGACGACCATCACAAGCAGGGCCAGCGCGTAGGTGACGCCGGCGGCCCATTTCGGAAGCCCCGTGGCCTCGCCTCCCAGCAGGTACGAGAGGGCGACCATGCCCAACAGCACCTGCGCCGCGCGCATGGCGTGACGATCCGAGTCGCGCGGCGTGAGCTGCCCGACGGGATGGCCGAGCGGCTTGAGGCGCCCGTTCGCACGTGCCACGAAGTAGGCGGGCCAAAGAAGGAGCCCGAAGAGCATGCCGAATGCCCCTACGGCTCCGGCTGTGAGGAGAAGGGCGGCCTTCCCGGCGGAGAGGAGTTCGCCGCGGGGGTCCTTGACCCCGGCCCGTTCGCGCGCATGGGCGCGGGCGAGTTTGAGGAGGAAATTCGACCCGGACAGCGCTTTCTCGACCGCCGCGAGTTGCTCGGAATCGAGTTTTTTGGAGCCGTAGATCGTGGCAAAGGCTTTGTTTTCGGGCGTGGGGACCGCCTTGATGGCTTGGAGGTCCCCGGGGACGATCTCCTTGCCGGTTTCGGTTCGCATCGCGACGTAGAGCTTGGCGGCCTCGGCGTTCTTGGTCCGCAGCGGGGCGAGGTCCGAGATGGCGTTCTCGAGCGCCTCGTCTCCCGGGTTCTTCTCGAGCTGCTTGTTCGGAACGGCGAGCACCTCGCCGACTTTGCGAAGCGCCTCGCGCTGGCGCACGCCCATTTCGAGGACGGTCTCGTACGGTTTGAGATCGTGGTCGTCGGGGGTCGATCGGCTGAGGTACTGCTCCAGTTGAGCAAGAACGAGGAAGGAGACGACGGCGATCAGCAG
It includes:
- the ndk gene encoding nucleoside-diphosphate kinase yields the protein METTLVLIKPGGVSRNLIGEITRRIEARDLTLVGLKLIRAERPVVEQHYAEHRERPFFKDVCDYLTSGPVVAMAVRGTNAVKAIRAMMGATNPIEATPGTIRGDLALSIDDNLTHSSSDPEAAARELALWFPEGVV
- a CDS encoding sigma-70 family RNA polymerase sigma factor; the encoded protein is MDYEDGIPSYLGRLTQAPLLTPEEEGSFTRLVQAGEMVAKGRHDELLRLLKHPDLREFGCPAQVTPEVLARVAERGASARKRLIESNMRLVINIAKAYRNRAIALEDLIQEGAIGLMQAAERFDPEKGFRFSTYATHWIRQAIGRAIDNKSKAIRLPAHVSQSLRKIEKERIRLAGDLGHEPSSEQLARAMGISSKKLMSLIQSSQELLSLDMTVGDSGGMTLGGLLKDENGGDPESMVLTKEVMLELQRILLELNEREQRVMRLRFRLDGNSEPLVQEELAKEMKLSRERIRQIEVQAIKKLRALAQRRRLREMLSQ
- a CDS encoding stage II sporulation protein M, with translation MNEAQFLASREAGWSMLQRLCDRADVSPANLTTGELRELVRLYRQVSRDLALARTHSVNVDLIAHLNSLCARAYSQLYRTPRKPFGAALGAALASAAQTVRRRAWFVAASATIFVAGVLFAAWALRSVPEARVHLIPPMMEPVFAQWKSGQFEERSASEAIAMSGFYSSNNPFVAILSGAIAAATFGVGTAERLFSNGLILGSLASEMAGVGKLGHLLVSIAPHGVTEISGLVLSGAGGLALGWALIAPGRRSRGDALREAGHDAIVLLATSVVLMFIAAPIEGFFSFNPSVPGWAKVALALASAAGWAVFWTGYGREIEEAPLSQRPPGRA
- a CDS encoding CPBP family intramembrane metalloprotease, with the protein product MTLPTFDLPEPEKRNRLGWALLIAVVSFLVLAQLEQYLSRSTPDDHDLKPYETVLEMGVRQREALRKVGEVLAVPNKQLEKNPGDEALENAISDLAPLRTKNAEAAKLYVAMRTETGKEIVPGDLQAIKAVPTPENKAFATIYGSKKLDSEQLAAVEKALSGSNFLLKLARAHARERAGVKDPRGELLSAGKAALLLTAGAVGAFGMLFGLLLWPAYFVARANGRLKPLGHPVGQLTPRDSDRHAMRAAQVLLGMVALSYLLGGEATGLPKWAAGVTYALALLVMVVLLTLVPVDGSRITFRRIGVRGTELGKNVMWGVAGALANLPVVLILGILGVTMFRFLPPPEHPTSVELMNNPSLATILATLFAASVVAPIVEESVFRGTLLPAISAAFKHVPSGILLTSLVFASIHPTGIPAWPALAGVGAMAALLTYQTKSLVPAIVMHAVHNGLTLMLALAVSG